TAAATTCTCCGTAAAGCTGGGCTGCCAGTGTTTTATTGTGACTTAAAATCAATGTTGGCTTATTTACGTTCTTAATTACATTTGCAATTGTAAACGTTTTCCCCGAACCGGTAACACCAAGAAGTGTTTGCGAGGGAACACCTCCCGTAACACCTTCTGTAAGCTGTGCAATAGCTTCGGGCTGGTCTCCGGTGGGCTGATAATCTGATGTTAATTCAAAATCCATCTTGTGTAACTCTTTAAAATGTAAAGGTACAATTTTTTGAGATAGAATAGGAGAGCGCTTAATTAATATTTAAGCTTTGTATTGATTATTGAGACTAATTATAGGAAAATTACAACTTTTGTGCCGTTGTTTTTCTAAAACATCACGTTGAGTTGATTTTTTCTTGTACAAAACAATTCATTCTTCTGTACAAAAGAATGAATTGTTTTGTACAAAAGATTGTTTTCTTTTGTACAAGAGAACTTAAATGTATAGTTGGTAATTTTATAAAGGAAGTGAAGCAGTGAAAAAGCGTCGTTGATCCAATCTTTCTGTTTGTCGGTTTGTTTTAATTAACTCCCCGTATATAATAGTTTTTCGGAATTATTTTGTTACTTTGCGACTGTTTATCACAAACAGAATACGAACTATAAAAACATAGCTTAAAATAAACATGATTTGGAATGAAAGTATCGAATGCATGGATCGCGAAGGGCTTCGCAAAATTCAGAGCATCAGATTAAAAAAGATGGTAGAGTATGTGTATCTGAATACACCATTTTACAGAAAGAAAATGCAAGAAATAGGGATTACTCCCGATGACATACAGGGTGTTGAAGATATTAGCAAACTTCCATTTACTACCAAGACAGATCTTCGTGATAATTATCCATTCGGACTTTGTGCCGTTCCCATGTCGCAAATTGTACGTATTCATGGCTCATCAGGTACAACCGGAAAGCCGACTGTAGTAGGATATACCCGGAAGGACCTTGCGTTGTGGACTGAATGTCTTTCCCGTTGTTTTACAGCCTATGGGGCTGACAATAAGGACGTTTTCCAGATTGCATACGGATACGGACTCTTTACCGGAGGACTTGGTGCACACTATGGTGCAGAAAACATCGGTGCTTCTGTGATACCTATGTCAAGCGGAAATACGGATAAACAAATTCAGCTGATGCACGATTTTGGAACAACTGTATTGTGCTGCACTCCATCATACGCCCTTTTTATTGCCGATGCCATTAAAGACTCTGGCATTCCTCGTGAAGATTTTAAACTGAAGGCGGGAGTGTTTGGTGCTGAGCCCTGGACGGAAGCTATGCGTAAGGAGATTGAAGAAAAACTGGAGATTAAAGCATACGATATTTACGGGCTAAGTGAAATCTCTGGTCCGGGAGTTGGTTTCGAGTGCGAACATCAAAGTGGTACTCACTTAAATGAAGATCATTTCTTCCCCGAAATTGTCGATCCAGTTACTTTGCAACCAGTAGAACCTGGTCAGCAAGGAGAACTTGTTTTCACGCACCTCACCAAGGAAGGTATGCCTCTGTTGCGCTATCGCACTAAGGATCTTACCGCGCTGCATTACGAAACTTGCGAATGTGGCCGAACTTTGGTTAGAATGGATCGTATTTTGGGAAGAAGCGATGATATGCTGATTATTCGTGGTGTGAATGTGTTCCCGTCACAGATTGAAGATGTGATTCTTGGTTTGCCGGAATTTGAACCTCATTACCTGCTTACAGTAGATCGTATAAACAATACTGACAGAATGGAGCTTAAAGTTGAAGTTCGTCCGGAATTTTATTCCGATGAAATCAATAAGATGCTGGCCTTGAAGAAGCAAATCACGTCTCGTTTACAAAGCGTTCTCGGATTAGGAGTCGATGTAAAACTGGTTGAACCTCGTAGCATTGAAAGAAGTGTGGGTAAAGCCAAGAGGGTGATTGATAAACGAAAACTATAATTAATTCTTTAGTAAATCTATTCATAATTAATATAATGTAAATCATAATGTTATGGTAGCAAAACAATTATCCATCTTCCTGGAAAACAAGTTTGGAAGACTCACTGAAGTAACGGAAGTTTTGGCTCGTGAAGGAATCAACCTCTCAGCGCTGTGCATAGCCGAAAATGCAGACTTTGGCATTCTTCGCGGAATCGTTTCCGACCCCGACAAAGCGTATAAAGTTTTGAAGGAAAATCATTTCGCTGTAAATATAACCGATGTGGTCGGAATCAATTGCCCTAATGTGCCGGGCGCATTGGCAAAGGTTCTTAATTACTTGTCGGAAGCAGGAGTGTTTATAGAATACATGTACTCGTTTGCAAATAATGACTCTGCCAATGTCATTATTCGTCCAAGCAATATGGAAACTTGTATAAAGGTGTTGACAGATAAAAAGGTGGACTTACTTGCAGCCAGCGACCTGTACCGGTTATAAAAGAAGATTATTCCAGGTTTGTAATCATTATTTTTATATAAAAAACATTGAATAATTGTATTATTCGATGAGATTCAGTAACTTTGCGCATTATTTTGAACGAAATGAAAAGAAATATCATCCTTACAATACTTATAGCTGGTGCTCTCTCTTCGTGTGGAGAATACAATAAAATTTTAAAGAGTACTGATTATGAGTACAAATACGAGGCGGCTAAGAATTATTTCGCTAATGGTAAATACTCGAAGTCGGCTACTCTGCTCGAGGATATGATTATCCAGTTAAAGGGTACTGATAAGGCTGAGGAGTCTTTATATATGTTGGCTATGAGTTATTATAATCAGCAGGATTATGTAACAGCTTCTCATTATTTTACCACTTACTATAATACGTATCCTCGTGGTACGTTTGTAGAGCTTGCTCGTTTTCATGCAGGAAAAGCATTGTGTCTGGATACTCCGGAAGCAAGACTTGACCAGTCTGGAACGTATAAGGCTATTCAGGAACTGCAGATGTTTATGGAATATTTCCCGCAAAGTTCCAAAAAACAGGAGGCGCAGGATATGGTCTTTGAATTGCAGGATAAACTGGTGCAAAAAGAGTATTTATCTGCAAAACTTTACTATGATTTAGGAAATTACATGGGTAATAATTACGAATCATGTATTATTACAGCACAAAATGCATTGAAAGATTATCCGTTTGCAAAACTTCGTGAAGAACTTTCTCTTCTGGTTTTGCGTTCTAAATACGAAATGGCTGTTCAAAGTGTTGTAGAAAAGCAGGCAGATCGTTTCCGTGAAACGATAGATGAATATTACGCATTCAAGAATGAATTCCCTGAAAGCAAGCACTCAAAAGAAATAGAGAAGATATTTAAAGAGTCAAGTAAAAAAGTTAAAGAATAATTATATAAATAAGATTATGGATTACAAAAAAACAAATGCTCCGTCAAACACCATTACCCGTGACATGATGGATCTGTGTTCTGATACCGGTAATGTTTATGAAACTGTTTCAATTATTGGTAAACGCGCAAATCAGATATCAGTCGAAATCAAAAGTGACTTGTCTAAAAAGCTGCAGGAGTTTGCTTCATATACCGATAATATGGAAGAAGTATTTGAAAACAGAGAGCAAATTGAAATCTCTCGGTATTACGAAAAATTGCCTAAACCAACCTTGATTGCCGCTCAGGAATATCAGGAAGGTAAGGTATATTACAGAAATCCAGCAAAAGAAAAAGAAAAATTGCAATAAACTCTTCAGATAAGGCCGTTTCTTTACTGAAGCGGCCTTTTTGTTATTAACACTAAAGATTATTATGATACAACGCATTCAAACTGTTTATTTATTATTGGTGGCAGCATTGCTGACTATCACCATTTTTATACCGGTTGGTTCTTTCATCGATACAAACGGATTGACTTATCCATTCACCCCATTGAACATAACTCTTCCAAGCGCCGGCTTGAATTATACTCCCTGGGGGCAGTTGGCT
The Bacteroides sedimenti genome window above contains:
- a CDS encoding amino acid-binding protein; the protein is MVAKQLSIFLENKFGRLTEVTEVLAREGINLSALCIAENADFGILRGIVSDPDKAYKVLKENHFAVNITDVVGINCPNVPGALAKVLNYLSEAGVFIEYMYSFANNDSANVIIRPSNMETCIKVLTDKKVDLLAASDLYRL
- a CDS encoding phenylacetate--CoA ligase family protein, with product MIWNESIECMDREGLRKIQSIRLKKMVEYVYLNTPFYRKKMQEIGITPDDIQGVEDISKLPFTTKTDLRDNYPFGLCAVPMSQIVRIHGSSGTTGKPTVVGYTRKDLALWTECLSRCFTAYGADNKDVFQIAYGYGLFTGGLGAHYGAENIGASVIPMSSGNTDKQIQLMHDFGTTVLCCTPSYALFIADAIKDSGIPREDFKLKAGVFGAEPWTEAMRKEIEEKLEIKAYDIYGLSEISGPGVGFECEHQSGTHLNEDHFFPEIVDPVTLQPVEPGQQGELVFTHLTKEGMPLLRYRTKDLTALHYETCECGRTLVRMDRILGRSDDMLIIRGVNVFPSQIEDVILGLPEFEPHYLLTVDRINNTDRMELKVEVRPEFYSDEINKMLALKKQITSRLQSVLGLGVDVKLVEPRSIERSVGKAKRVIDKRKL
- a CDS encoding DNA-directed RNA polymerase subunit omega yields the protein MDYKKTNAPSNTITRDMMDLCSDTGNVYETVSIIGKRANQISVEIKSDLSKKLQEFASYTDNMEEVFENREQIEISRYYEKLPKPTLIAAQEYQEGKVYYRNPAKEKEKLQ
- a CDS encoding outer membrane protein assembly factor BamD; translation: MKRNIILTILIAGALSSCGEYNKILKSTDYEYKYEAAKNYFANGKYSKSATLLEDMIIQLKGTDKAEESLYMLAMSYYNQQDYVTASHYFTTYYNTYPRGTFVELARFHAGKALCLDTPEARLDQSGTYKAIQELQMFMEYFPQSSKKQEAQDMVFELQDKLVQKEYLSAKLYYDLGNYMGNNYESCIITAQNALKDYPFAKLREELSLLVLRSKYEMAVQSVVEKQADRFRETIDEYYAFKNEFPESKHSKEIEKIFKESSKKVKE